A single window of Arvicola amphibius chromosome 15, mArvAmp1.2, whole genome shotgun sequence DNA harbors:
- the Plekhg4 gene encoding puratrophin-1, translated as MEGPLEGGDVPPNSQGLAAEGRFAVCGFGNTREEEEPAHQIRSTDPRPSTPAGETQGRGLQGGALSEKPKSFPEQRAADGSGDCQRSMLGGLPAQSEEPSFSGVDNLLYPVSSHVSLTQGENDNQGGSLIGDPGPGEELPAVVSPLSEMPSKLLEADPHGSGFPQPADCLLAQDLTWELLASGMAALPGTRDVEGRAVLLLCAHSPAWLHPKCSSRELLNLLFYLRGIPRSEVQALGLTILVDARICSPSPSLLWGLSQLQQAAPGAVQQVLLVGKMPEEMPPALQFKQLSSHQSLLAHIPNVGLPASLGGCLPYSHQAWLNFRMRLETLQQKCQETCALLQGVIDSMKALQQPMESGEVAQLLQQAQSLMQRVLDSPQLSWLQSQGSLELAQLKQGMPEVVLSPDYRSSVDKADELYGEVDELLHQLTLQSNQRVQTLELLQMLEAQEGGLHQIEVWLEEVGWPGLEEPGEPSLDMVLQAQGPFQELDQIAQEQVKQGEKLLQPLADCEAAELGPLGKRFLTLRSQLTEFSRALTLRRQRLADAEKLFQFFKQATTWIEEGQRVLTELEQEHPEVVLQRLQLHWTRHPDLPPAHFRKMWALATGLGSEGIRQECRWAWAQCQDTWLALDQKLEAALKPPSVNSTATLRARRAPAKPTIPPLRKAYSFDRNLGQHLGDAVHYGHYATTVSDSHRPEAGGGVRPRSSPPVPLSSSSDFRNPNRLQLVLAEMVTTEREYVRALDYTMQNYFPELDRPDVPQGLRGQRAHLFGNLEKLRDFHYHFFLRELEACTRHPPRVAYAFLRHRVQFGMYALYSKNKPRSDALMSSYGHTFFKEKQQALGDHLDLASYLLKPIQRMSKYALLLQELARACGGPAQELGALQAAQSLVHFQLRHGNDLLAMDAIQGCDVNLKEQGQLVRQDEFTVRAGRHKACRRVFLFEELLLFSKPRRGPAGVDIFTYKRSFKMADLGLTECCGESKLRFEIWFRRRKARDLFVLQASDVATKQAWTADISRLLWRQAVRNKEVRMAEMASMGVGNKAFWDIAPSEEAISDRNIDYVLKRRGVRSRASIAVAPFEYDNPYLGALGSLPGDRASCSVVGSLNLHLYRDPALLGVHWCLYPPNFPEEAALEAEAELGSYPSLTPEDSEVSSQCPSASGSSGSDNSCVSGQTLTRGLEDLSCVSAISCLIPTHPSLTYPGL; from the exons ATGGAAGGGCCTCTTGAGGGTGGGGATGTCCCCCCAAACTCCCAGGGCCTTGCTGCAGAGGGGAGGTTTGCTGTGTGCGGTTTCGGGAACACCCGGGAGGAGGAGGAACCTGCTCACCAGATCCGGTCTACGGACCCCAGACCTTCAACACCAGCAGGGGAAACCCAAGGCAGAGGGCTCCAGGGAGGCGCCTTGTCCGAGAAGCCTAAATCTTTTCCAGAGCAGAGGGCTGCAGATGGGTCAGGGGACTGCCAGAGGAGCATGTTGGGAGGCCTTCCAGCCCAGTCAGAGGAGCCATCCTTCTCTGGAGTGGACAACCTCTTGTATCCCGTGTCCTCTCACGTCAGCCTGACACAGGGTGAGAATGACAACCAAGGGGGAAGCTTGATAGGGGACCCAGGTCCAGGCGAAGAGCTGCCAGCTGTCGTTAGCCCTTTATCAGAGATGCCATCAAAGCTACTGGAGGCAG ATCCTCATGGATCCGGCTTCCCTCAGCCTGCTGACTGCCTCCTAGCTCAAGACCTCACCTGGGAATTGCTGGCCAGCGGCATGGCTGCCCTACCAG GGACACGTGATGTAGAAGGCCGAGCAGTGTTGCTTCTCTGTGCCCACAGTCCAGCTTGGCTTCATCCCAAGTGCAGTAGCCGTGAGCTTCTGAACCTTTTGTTCTACCTGCGAGGCATCCCCAG GTCCGAAGTCCAAGCCCTGGGACTGACCATACTAGTTGATGCCCGAATTTGTTCCCCGAGCCCTTCTCTCCTCTGGGGCCTCAGCCAGCTACAA CAAGCAGCCCCAGGAGCTGTGCAGCAAGTGCTGCTGGTTGGAAAGATGCCAGAGGAAATGCCTCCAGCACTTCAG TTCAAGCAGCTATCTTCTCATCAGAGCTTACTGGCCCACATTCCTAATGTGGGGCTGCCTGCTTCACTGGGAGGATGCCTGCCTTacagccaccaagcctggctgaaTTTCCGGATG CGCCTGGAAACCTTACAGCAGAAATGCCAGGAGACTTGTGCCCTGCTCCAGGGGGTCATTGACAGTATGAAGGCTCTACAGCAGCCAATGGAGTCTGGA GAAGTTGCCCAGCTGCTGCAGCAGGCACAGTCCCTCATGCAGCGGGTGTTAGATTCACCACAGTTATCATGGCTGCAAAGCCAGGGAAGCCTGGAGCTGGCCCAGCTGAAGCAAGGGATGCCGGAGGTGGTCCTGAGCCCTGATTACAG GTCTTCAGTAGACAAGGCTGATGAGCTGTATGGTGAAGTGGATGAACTGTTGCATCAGTTAACTCTGCAGAGCAACCAGCGAGTGCAGACCCTAGAGCTCCTCCAAATGCTGGAAGCCCAGGAGGGCGGGCTGCACCAG ATTGAAGTGTGGCTAGAGGAGGTGGGCTGGCCAGGACTGGAGGAACCAGGGGAACCCTCGCTGGACATGGTGCTCCAGGCCCAAGGCCCTTTTCAAGAGCTCGACCAGATTGCCCAG GAACAGGTCAAGCAAGGGGAGAAGTTACTGCAGCCACTGGCTGACTGTGAAGCTGCTGAACTGGGACCTCTTGGAAAGCGCTTTCTGACCCTGAGATCCCAGCTGACAGAATTTTCCAGAGCTTTGACCCTGAGGCGCCAGCGATTGGCAGATGCCGAGAAGCTGTTTCAGTTCTTCAAGCAG GCCACAACATGGATTGAGGAGGGACAGCGGGTACTGACAGAGCTGGAGCAGGAGCACCCAGAGGTTGTGCTGCAGCGGCTGCAGCTGCACTGGACCAGACATCCTGACTTGCCCCCTGCTCACTTCCGGAAAATGTGGGCTCTTGCCACAGGCCTAGGTTCAGAAGGCATCCGCCAGGAGTGTCGCTGGGCCTGGGCACAGTGTCAGGACACCTGGCTGGCTCTGGATCAGAAGCTTGAGGCAGCACTAAAGCCACCATCAGTAAACAGCACAGCTACCTTGCGTGCCAGGCGGGCCCCTGCTAAACCCACCATTCCTCCACTGAGGAAGGCTTACAGCTTTGATCGGAATCTGGGGCAGCATCTTGGTGACGCTGTCCATTATGGCCACTATGCAACAACTGTTTCTGACTCCCACAGACCTGAGGCTGGAGGTGGTGTCCGGCCCAGGTCATCCCCTCCTGTGCCTCTGTCAAGCAGTTCTGACTTCAGGAACCCCAACAG GCTGCAGCTAGTATTGGCAGAGATGGTGACCACAGAGCGTGAGTATGTCCGGGCCCTCGACTATACCATGCAGAACTACTTCCCTGAGCTAGATCGACCTGATGTACCCCAGGGCCTCCGTGGCCAGCGTGCACACCTCTTTGGCAACCTTGAGAAGCTTCGGGATTTCCACTATCATTTTTTCCTGCGTGAGCTAGAGGCTTGCACCCGGCACCCACCTCGAGTGGCTTATGCCTTCCTGCGCCAT AGGGTGCAGTTTGGGATGTATGCACTCTACAGCAAGAATAAACCTCGTTCTGATGCCCTGATGAGCAGCTATGGTCACACCTTCTTCAAG gaaaagcagcaagcacttggAGACCACCTGGATTTGGCTTCCTACCTATTAAAGCCCATCCAGCGCATGAGCAAATATGCCTTACTACTGCAGGAGCTAGCAAGGGCCTGTGGGGGCCCGGCACAAGAGCTGGGTGCCCTTCAGGcagcccagagccttgtgcacTTCCAACTGAGACATGGCAATGACCTGCTAGCCATGGATGCCATCCAAGGTTGTGAT GTTAACCTCAAGGAACAGGGACAATTGGTGCGACAGGATGAGTTCACAGTACGCGCTGGGCGCCATAAGGCCTGTCGTCGTGTTTTTCTCTTTGAGGAGCTGCTGCTCTTCAGCAAGCCTCGTCGTGGGCCTGCAGGTGTTGACATATTTACCTACAAGCGTTCCTTCAAA ATGGCCGACCTTGGCCTCACTGAATGCTGTGGGGAAAGCAAGCTGCGCTTTGAGATCTGGTTCCGTCGTCGCAAGGCCAGGGACCTGTTTGTGCTGCAGGCCTCCGACGTGGCCACCAAACAAGCCTGGACAGCTGATATCTCCCGCCTGCTCTGGAGGCAGGCTGTGCGCAACAAGG AGGTGCGCATGGCTGAGATGGCATCCATGGGTGTGGGGAACAAGGCCTTCTGGGACATTGCCCCCAGTGAGGAAGCTATCAGTGACCGCAACATCGACTATGTCCTAAAGAGACGAG GTGTTCGCTCTAGGGCCTCCATTGCCGTGGCTCCATTTGAGTATGACAACCCCTATCTGGGTGCCTTGGGCTCCCTTCCTGGAGACCGTGCCTCTTGTTCTGTTGTGGGGTCTCTCAATCTGCACCTGTACAGAGATCCTGCTCTTCTGGGTGTTCACTGGTGCCTGTATCCACCCAACTTCCCAGAGGAAGCAGcgctggaagctgaggcagagttGGGCAGCTACCCCTCTCTAA CTCCTGAGGACTCAGAGGTCTCATCCCAGTGCCCATCAGCCAGTGGCTCTAGTGGTTCTGACAACAGCTGTGTGTCAGGGCAGACCCTGACCAGAGGCCTTGAGGATTTGTCCTGTGTGAGTGCCATCTCTTGCCTTatacccacccacccctccctaACTTACCCTGGGCTATAG